A section of the Methanoculleus taiwanensis genome encodes:
- a CDS encoding DNA topoisomerase VI subunit B, which yields MVIAEDLAKQQRSISVAEFFEKNKHLLGFDSPTRGIITTVKEAVDNALDACEEAEVLPDIFVAIRKTNSDVYRITVEDNGPGIVPKNVPYVFGKLLYGSRFHQIRQSRGQQGIGISAAVLYAQLTTGVPALVISRTGADVRAHRFELMIKTETNEPDILVDEEIDWDRTHGTRIEIEFKSTLAAKKKLLEYLRYTAVVNPHARITADIDGEITVFERVSSEVPPCPKAILPHPHGIEFGALKRIAATNSDTLDEFLVNCFSRVGRKTADEILGLAQIKPRRKAKTLDSDELKRLLEAMQQVKIPAPPAQQCLSPISEDLIRKGLEKEVQLDFIKARTRPSAVFSGHSFIIEAAIGYGGKLPAEGSAQILRFANRVPLLYQQGACAITNCISQVNWKSYGLSQQGLPVGPALIMVHVASTNVPFTSESKDAIASIPEIEREIILVLQELGRELKAYINRRDRNKLQDDRARAICSIIPEIARKVSDIVELPLVDTSPIEGKIMRKLVAKKRTCDGKVSIDVHNYTARELVFTLYNLSRDSASDAVPKPDFVDDFDGEYNKVWKCRLEPGTVWQVTYSGTGDGSIDLRGVEDNVKVVVDLDV from the coding sequence TTGGTCATCGCTGAAGATCTCGCCAAGCAGCAGCGGAGCATCAGCGTTGCGGAGTTCTTCGAGAAGAACAAACACCTCCTCGGGTTTGACTCCCCGACGCGCGGAATCATCACCACCGTCAAGGAAGCGGTCGACAACGCGCTCGATGCCTGTGAAGAGGCCGAAGTCCTTCCCGACATCTTTGTCGCCATCAGGAAGACCAATAGCGATGTCTACCGGATAACCGTCGAGGATAACGGACCCGGGATCGTTCCGAAGAACGTCCCCTACGTCTTCGGCAAGCTCCTCTACGGTTCCCGGTTCCACCAGATAAGGCAGAGTCGGGGGCAGCAGGGTATCGGGATAAGCGCGGCGGTGCTCTACGCACAGCTCACGACCGGTGTTCCGGCGCTCGTCATCTCCCGGACGGGAGCAGATGTGCGGGCGCACCGGTTCGAGCTGATGATCAAGACCGAGACGAATGAGCCGGACATCCTTGTCGACGAGGAGATCGACTGGGACAGGACGCACGGTACACGTATCGAGATCGAGTTTAAGAGCACGCTCGCGGCGAAGAAAAAGCTCCTCGAGTACCTCCGCTATACCGCCGTCGTCAACCCGCACGCACGCATCACCGCCGATATCGACGGCGAGATCACTGTCTTTGAGCGGGTGAGCAGCGAGGTTCCGCCCTGCCCGAAGGCGATTCTCCCGCACCCCCACGGGATCGAGTTCGGTGCGCTCAAGCGGATCGCGGCGACGAACAGCGATACTCTCGATGAGTTTCTGGTGAACTGTTTCTCCCGTGTCGGCAGGAAGACCGCAGACGAGATACTCGGACTCGCACAGATAAAGCCGAGGCGGAAGGCAAAGACACTCGACTCCGACGAGCTCAAGCGGCTCCTCGAGGCGATGCAGCAGGTGAAGATCCCGGCTCCGCCCGCACAGCAGTGCCTCTCGCCGATCAGTGAAGACCTGATCAGGAAGGGCCTCGAGAAAGAAGTCCAGCTCGATTTCATCAAGGCCCGCACCCGCCCGAGCGCGGTCTTCTCCGGCCACTCGTTCATCATCGAGGCGGCGATCGGCTACGGCGGCAAACTCCCGGCCGAGGGCAGCGCCCAGATCCTCCGGTTCGCAAACCGTGTCCCCCTGCTCTACCAGCAGGGCGCCTGCGCGATCACGAACTGCATCTCGCAGGTGAACTGGAAGTCCTACGGGCTCTCGCAACAGGGTCTTCCCGTCGGCCCGGCGCTCATCATGGTGCATGTGGCCTCGACGAACGTCCCCTTCACGAGTGAGAGCAAGGATGCGATAGCATCGATCCCCGAGATCGAGCGTGAGATCATCCTTGTCCTCCAGGAACTCGGGCGCGAGCTGAAGGCATACATCAACCGGCGTGACCGGAATAAACTGCAGGATGATCGCGCCCGGGCGATCTGCTCGATCATCCCTGAGATCGCCCGGAAGGTGAGCGATATCGTGGAGCTGCCGCTTGTCGACACCTCCCCGATCGAGGGAAAGATCATGCGTAAGCTCGTCGCCAAAAAACGGACGTGCGATGGGAAGGTCAGTATCGACGTGCATAATTATACGGCGCGCGAGCTCGTCTTCACCCTCTACAACCTCTCGCGGGACAGTGCAAGCGACGCCGTTCCAAAACCCGATTTCGTCGATGATTTCGACGGTGAGTACAACAAGGTCTGGAAGTGCCGTCTCGAACCTGGGACGGTCTGGCAGGTGACCTACTCCGGCACCGGGGACGGGAGCATCGATCTCCGCGGTGTGGAAGACAACGTCAAAGTGGTGGTGGATCTCGATGTCTAG
- the hisS gene encoding histidine--tRNA ligase, whose amino-acid sequence MLQKPRGTRDFLPEEMERRRLIEGRMRSTARAWGYREVCTPIFEHLELFTMKSGEGIIQEMYVFEDKGGRELTLRPEITAAVLRMYVNEAKVLPKPLRWCYFADCFRYERPQKGRYRQFWQFGVELIGADTAAADAEAIMLSDAVLRAAGVRFDLHVGHLAPMKHLVRDLPAEEQRAIMAFLDKHNIAGLEERLTEKGQHDLLESLVALTSCRTPAEVFAVTGDLPERARIEETFAILDAQHIAYTPDFGIARGLDYYTGMVFEAFAPNLGAENQILGGGTYRLAHLFGGDDAASCGFAIGFDRVMVSLGEFPVEHEPVVGVVCTPEARIRAFEVAAAFRDAGIRTEVDLMQRGLGAQLSHVAKVADYAVVLGKREAESGTVTLKNLHSGEQQEMTLADAVSEVNRLGHR is encoded by the coding sequence ATGCTTCAGAAACCACGGGGTACACGGGACTTTTTACCCGAAGAGATGGAACGCCGCAGACTGATCGAGGGGCGGATGCGCAGCACGGCGCGTGCCTGGGGGTACCGTGAGGTCTGCACACCGATATTCGAGCATCTCGAGCTCTTCACGATGAAATCGGGCGAGGGTATCATCCAGGAGATGTACGTCTTCGAGGACAAAGGCGGCCGGGAGCTGACGCTCAGACCCGAGATCACGGCAGCGGTACTGCGGATGTACGTGAACGAGGCAAAGGTGCTTCCAAAACCCCTCCGGTGGTGTTACTTTGCCGACTGTTTCCGCTACGAGCGCCCCCAGAAGGGTCGGTATCGCCAGTTCTGGCAGTTCGGTGTGGAGCTGATCGGTGCCGATACGGCGGCCGCCGATGCCGAAGCGATCATGCTCTCCGATGCTGTCCTCCGTGCCGCGGGTGTCCGGTTCGACCTCCATGTCGGCCACCTCGCACCGATGAAACACCTTGTCAGAGATCTCCCCGCGGAAGAGCAGCGGGCGATCATGGCATTCCTCGATAAGCACAATATTGCCGGGCTTGAAGAGCGGCTCACCGAGAAGGGGCAGCACGATCTCCTCGAGTCGCTCGTCGCGCTGACGTCGTGCAGAACGCCGGCGGAGGTCTTTGCCGTGACGGGCGACCTCCCCGAGCGGGCGCGGATCGAGGAGACGTTTGCCATCCTCGATGCCCAGCATATTGCCTACACGCCCGACTTCGGGATTGCGCGGGGTCTTGACTACTACACCGGCATGGTCTTTGAGGCTTTCGCGCCGAATCTCGGCGCCGAAAACCAGATCCTCGGCGGAGGCACCTATCGGCTCGCCCACCTCTTCGGCGGCGACGATGCGGCCTCCTGCGGCTTTGCCATAGGATTCGATCGCGTCATGGTCTCGCTCGGCGAGTTCCCGGTAGAGCACGAGCCTGTTGTCGGCGTTGTCTGCACCCCGGAAGCCCGCATCCGGGCGTTCGAGGTTGCCGCCGCCTTCCGGGACGCCGGCATCAGAACCGAGGTCGACCTGATGCAGCGGGGGCTTGGGGCTCAGCTCTCCCACGTGGCGAAGGTTGCGGACTATGCCGTGGTCCTCGGGAAGCGCGAGGCCGAGTCGGGAACCGTCACGCTCAAGAATCTCCACTCCGGGGAGCAGCAGGAGATGACGCTTGCGGATGCCGTCTCCGAGGTGAACCGGCTTGGTCATCGCTGA
- a CDS encoding ABC transporter permease, with the protein MSYLVYVAGFGVAVVFFLWLRDLRIYSRTGLAGYRTAAYQGVLFSALGLAGFFVTLYGAEILGLGLVLAALFLQGRASRERVWRSESTMQRFLGEAEHRKDKGSK; encoded by the coding sequence ATGTCCTATCTTGTTTATGTCGCCGGATTCGGTGTTGCCGTTGTTTTTTTCCTGTGGCTGCGCGATCTCCGGATCTATTCCCGCACAGGACTTGCCGGATACCGTACCGCGGCTTACCAGGGGGTCCTTTTCTCCGCTCTTGGCCTTGCCGGCTTCTTCGTGACGTTGTATGGGGCGGAGATCCTGGGCCTCGGTCTCGTTCTCGCCGCTCTCTTTCTGCAGGGGCGCGCCTCGCGGGAACGGGTGTGGCGGAGCGAAAGCACGATGCAGCGATTCCTCGGAGAGGCGGAGCACAGAAAAGATAAGGGTTCGAAATAG
- the larB gene encoding nickel pincer cofactor biosynthesis protein LarB, with the protein MSPNATLRDLLKQYRNGTITEDEALGAIEGLRIAAVEGMARIDTGRAVRCGMPEVVLAEGKDPDVFAEIMITHTTAAGRCIATRVSPEQVTALRERIGATALSLDYREPARALVLARKPAPEKSGGIVAILTAGTSDIRVAEEARLIAEEMGCEVRTAYDVGVAGIHRLFSALKGLIGAHVFVVAAGREGTLPAIVSGLVDRPVIGVPVSTGYGYMGAGEAALASMLQSCSVLSVVNIDAGFTAGAFAAQIANMVADDA; encoded by the coding sequence ATGTCCCCGAATGCCACCCTGCGAGATCTCTTAAAGCAGTACAGAAACGGAACGATCACGGAAGACGAGGCCCTTGGCGCGATCGAAGGGCTTCGTATCGCGGCGGTCGAAGGAATGGCCCGGATAGATACCGGGCGGGCGGTCCGGTGCGGCATGCCCGAAGTGGTGCTGGCCGAGGGAAAAGACCCGGACGTCTTTGCCGAGATTATGATAACGCACACCACGGCCGCCGGCAGGTGCATTGCCACAAGAGTCTCGCCCGAGCAGGTCACCGCTCTCCGGGAACGTATTGGAGCGACCGCTCTCTCTCTCGATTACCGGGAGCCTGCGCGGGCACTCGTCCTGGCGCGAAAACCGGCTCCCGAAAAGAGCGGCGGTATCGTGGCCATTCTTACGGCCGGGACATCGGATATCAGGGTTGCAGAGGAGGCCCGCCTGATAGCGGAGGAGATGGGGTGCGAGGTTCGGACAGCGTACGACGTCGGGGTGGCGGGGATTCACCGCCTCTTCTCCGCCCTCAAAGGTCTTATCGGTGCTCATGTCTTCGTCGTCGCCGCAGGGCGCGAAGGGACGCTGCCTGCCATCGTCTCCGGTCTCGTCGACCGCCCGGTGATCGGGGTGCCGGTCAGCACGGGGTACGGCTACATGGGCGCCGGCGAAGCGGCACTCGCGAGTATGCTCCAGTCCTGCTCGGTACTCAGCGTGGTGAACATCGATGCCGGATTCACCGCGGGTGCGTTCGCCGCCCAGATCGCAAATATGGTGGCGGACGATGCGTAG
- a CDS encoding nicotinamide-nucleotide adenylyltransferase, which yields MRRGFYIGRFQPYHNGHQAVLEEIAKWSDEIVIGIGSAQLSHTLENPFTAGERVLMITRALQSLDCPFYVIPIEDIRRNAIWVAHVRSMTPPFDVVYSSNPLVMQLFHEAGMTVTSPDMYERATHSGREIRRRMLSGDEWQNLVPHAVTDVIDEIGGVRRLQQIAGTDE from the coding sequence ATGCGTAGGGGATTTTACATCGGCCGATTCCAGCCGTACCACAACGGACACCAGGCGGTTCTCGAAGAGATCGCGAAATGGTCGGACGAGATCGTCATCGGTATCGGCAGCGCACAACTCTCCCATACCCTTGAGAATCCCTTTACAGCAGGTGAACGGGTGCTGATGATCACGCGGGCGCTGCAGAGCCTTGACTGCCCGTTTTACGTCATCCCCATCGAGGATATCAGGCGGAACGCCATATGGGTCGCCCATGTCAGATCGATGACACCCCCCTTCGACGTCGTCTACTCGAGTAACCCTCTTGTGATGCAGCTCTTCCACGAGGCCGGCATGACCGTAACATCCCCGGACATGTATGAGCGGGCAACGCATAGCGGCCGGGAGATACGCCGGAGAATGCTCTCCGGGGATGAGTGGCAGAACCTCGTACCGCATGCCGTCACCGACGTCATCGATGAGATTGGCGGCGTCCGGCGCCTCCAGCAGATAGCGGGAACGGACGAATGA